In Solanum stenotomum isolate F172 chromosome 6, ASM1918654v1, whole genome shotgun sequence, one DNA window encodes the following:
- the LOC125868047 gene encoding F-box protein At5g62510-like, whose amino-acid sequence MSHFSLTIINHNQIFMEDYNYIVACIPGELVIEILKKLPAKSLMKFKCVSKSFYSLISDPFFIESHQKSYITQFFVNRPRMTYYRLSKSEERDEDLATCPLEYLDQSCFQNLRYMQSTNGLVCLWNNLGDIAICNPFIKQHVFLPCQLHKGSTFYAIGFDTITKRHKVFKAELFRGGKLIYSIFTIDIDKSWREVSSYINFRPTDDNCVCIDGVIYFVNNYIRDIVAFSVVDEKFIRRIPFPINEWPLRLFNFTPLLVETKGQVAILGHVYFNFGKIALYILNGTSEIEPWVKHTIELPLEFKKITHSFCFLLTTNPKGDILSIPEIKNPPLFLYDNEKKEWRKVARNKIYGQNFHIQDGAQIYLNLVESIWSLK is encoded by the coding sequence ATGTCTCACTTTTCACTTACtatcatcaatcacaatcaaaTATTCATGGAAGATTACAACTATATTGTAGCATGCATACCAGGCGAACTTGTCATTGAAATTCTGAAAAAGCTTCCTGCCAAGTCtttaatgaagtttaaatgCGTTTCGAAATCCTTTTACTCTCTTATATCAGATCCTTTTTTCATTGAATCACATCAAAAAAGTTATATAACTCAATTCTTCGTAAATCGTCCAAGAATGACATATTATAGATTATCAAAAAGTGAAGAACGTGATGAAGACTTAGCTACTTGTCCCCTTGAATACTTAGATCAATCATGTTTTCAAAATCTTAGGTATATGCAATCAACCAATGGCCTAGTTTGTCTATGGAACAATCTTGGAGACATTGCTATTTGCAATCCTTTCATAAAACAACATGTCTTTCTTCCTTGTCAACTACATAAGGGAAGTACGTTTTACGCAATTGGTTTTGATACTATCACCAAAAGACATAAAGTATTCAAGGCAGAACTCTTTCGAGGTGGTAAATTGATATATTCGATTTTCACCATTGATATAGACAAATCGTGGAGAGAGGTTTCTAGTTACATCAATTTTCGTCCTACGGATGACAATTGTGTTTGTATCGATGGAGTCATTTATTTCGTAAATAATTACATACGTGACATAGTTGCATTCAgtgttgttgatgaaaaatTCATTAGAAGAATTCCATTCCCTATTAATGAATGGCCATTGAGGTTGTTCAACTTTACTCCACTATTAGTAGAAACAAAGGGACAAGTTGCAATTTTAGGTcatgtatattttaattttggcaAAATTGCTTTATACATTCTCAATGGTACTAGTGAAATTGAGCCATGGGTGAAACATACAATTGAGTTACCATtagaattcaaaaaaataactcattctttttgttttttattaacCACCAATCCAAAAGGAGACATATTGTCAATTCCAGAGATTAAGAATCCACCATTGTTCTtatatgacaatgaaaagaaagaatggAGAAAAGTTGCAAGAAACAAAATTTATGGACAAAATTTCCATATTCAAGATGGGGCTCAGATTTACCTAAATCTTGTGGAGAGTATTTGGTCCTTGAAATAA
- the LOC125868044 gene encoding probable sugar phosphate/phosphate translocator At1g06470, which yields MVESDSSKENIEESSKSDKLWSKDNLASSCHRDPSFSGWFDEHGTLHSSQLVNRHNGDDFDFECLKGKEINVSIGTETNQHSISSSSSNFKHRMRGSGGGGDFGSGEDRYVPFDVENGSSSHRGSIDDDIECGDSDDDDDDDNHSTFSDYHDSPQLVSKNGVAEIDVLKTFFFILVWYCVSLFLTLYNKSLLGDKLGKFPAPLLMNTVHFAMQAVLSKAITGFWHQRFQPTVMMSWRDYSLKVVPTALTTAMDVNLSNASLVFISVTFATMCKSASPIFLLFFAFAFRLESPSVKLLGIILVISVGILLTVAKETEFEFWGFVFVMLAAVMSGFRWTMTQILLQKEAYGLKNPLTLMSYVTPVMTLSTAVLSLIFDPWHEFRHTNYFDTSWHIARSCLLMLFGGTLAFFMVLTEYILVSITSAVTVTIAGVVKEAVTILVAVFYFHDDFTWMKGFGLMTIMFGVSLFNWYKYDKIHKGSTSEDEIGSPLRNAATKYVILEEMEDQDHGP from the exons ATGGTAGAAAGTGATTCaagtaaagaaaatattgaGGAAAGTAGTAAAAGTGACAAATTATGGAGCAAAGATAATTTAGCTTCAAGTTGTCATAGAGACCCTTCATTTTCTGGTTGGTTTGATGAACATGGCACTCTTCATTCATCTCAATTAGTCAATAGACATAATGGAGATGATTTCGATTTCGAATGTTTAAAGGGGAAAGAAATCAATGTCTCTATTGGTACTGAGACAAATCAACATAgtattagtagtagtagtagtaactTTAAGCATAGGATGAGGGgtagtggtggtggtggagattTTGGTAGTGGAGAAGATAGGTATGTTCCGTTTGACGTGGAGAATGGTTCATCGAGTCATCGAGGATctattgatgatgatattgaATGTGGTGAtagtgatgatgatgatgatgatgataatcaCTCAACTTTCTCGGATTACCATGACTCACCACAGCTAGTTTCAAAGAATGGTGTTGCTGAAATTGATGTGTTGAAGACATTTTTCTTTATACTTGTATGGTATTGTGTCAGCTTGTTCTTGACATT GTACAATAAAAGTCTTCTTGGGGATAAACTAGGGAAGTTCCCTGCGCCTTTACTGATGAACACTGTGCACTTTGCGATGCAAGCTGTTTTGTCCAAGGCCATTACCGGGTTTTGGCATCAACGATTTCAACCTACAGTGATGATGTCTTGGAGAGACTATTCTTTGAAAG TTGTACCGACAGCTCTCACAACGGCAATGGATGTGAACCTCAGCAATGCATCCCTTGTTTTCATCTCAGTCACATTTGCCACTATG TGTAAATCTGCATCTCCCATCTTTCTCCTATTCTTCGCATTTGCTTTCAG GTTGGAGTCTCCAAGTGTAAAGCTACTGGGAATCATCTTGGTCATTTCTGTTGGGATACTATTAACAG TTGCAAAGGAGACAGAATTTGAGTTTTGGGGATTTGTCTTTGTTATGCTTGCTGCAGTTATGTCTGGATTTCGTTGGACTATGACTCAGATTCTTCTGCAG AAAGAAGCCTATG GTTTAAAAAATCCACTCACACTAATGAGCTATGTTACTCCAGTGATGACTCTTTCAACTGCTGTGTTGTCCCTTATTTTTGATCCGTGGCACGAATTCAGACACACCAATTACTTTGATACGTCATGGCATATAGCTAGAAGTTGTTTGTTGATGCTTTTTGGCGGAACTTTGGCTTTCTTTATG GTGTTGACGGAATATATTCTTGTGTCTATAACAAGTGCAGTAACAGTGACAATAGCGGGAGTTGTAAAGGAGGCGGTAACTATCTTG GTTGCTGTATTTTATTTTCACGACGACTTCACCTGGATGAAAGGGTTCGGTCTCATGACGATAATGTTTGGTGTCAGTTTGTTTAACTGGTACAA GTATGACAAAATACATAAAGGTAGCACAAGTGAAGATGAAATTGGATCACCATTAAGAAATGCAGCTACCAAGTATGTTATACTTGAAGAAATGGAAGATCAAGACCATGGTCCTTGA
- the LOC125868052 gene encoding 2-alkenal reductase (NADP(+)-dependent)-like isoform X1, translated as MAEEMMNNKQIILKHYVEGYPKESDMEFKNSIIKLNVQEGSNVVILKNLYLSCDPYMRNRMSKLEGSYIQSFTPGYPITGYGVSKVLKSGDSNFQEGDLVWGMTGWEEYSIVTSTQSMFKIDHDKDVPLSYYTGILGMPGVTAYAGFYEVCSPKKGETVFVSAASGAVGQLVGQFAKMLGCYVVGSAGNKQKVDMLKTKFGFDEAFNYKEEHDLDAALKRYFPDGIDIYFENVGGKMLDAVLVNMKLHGRIAVCGMISQYNLDKTEGVHNLFCLIVKRIRMEGFLVFDYYHLYPKYLEMIIPQIKAGNIVYVEDITEGLESAPSALVGLFSGLNVGKQAVMISCE; from the exons ATGGCAGAAGAAATGATGAACAACAAACAAATCATTCTAAAACATTATGTGGAAGGTTATCCTAAGGAATCTGATATGGAATTTAAGAATAGTATCATTAAATTGAATGTTCAGGAAGGTTCTAATGTTGTTATTTTGAAGAATCTTTACTTGTCTTGTGACCCTTACATGCGTAACCGTATGAGCAAACTTGAGGGTAGCTATATTCAATCCTTCACTCCTGGTTAT CCTATTACAGGATATGGAGTGTCTAAAGTTTTGAAATCTGGTGattcaaattttcaagaagGTGACTTAGTTTGGGGAATGACTGGATGGGAGGAATATAGTATTGTAACATCTACTCAAAGTATGTTTAAAATTGATCATGACAAGGATGTGCCTCTTTCCTATTATACAGGAATCCTTG GGATGCCTGGGGTGACAGCTTATGCTGGTTTTTATGAGGTTTGCTCCCCTAAGAAGGGTGAAACTGTGTTTGTTTCAGCTGCTTCTGGAGCAGTTGGTCAACTTGTTGGACAATTTGCAAAGATGTTAGGTTGTTATGTTGTTGGTAGTGCTGGAAATAAACAAAAG GTCGATATGTTGAAGACCAAGTTTGGTTTTGATGAAGCTTTTAACTATAAAGAGGAACATGATTTAGATGCAGCTTTGAAGAG GTACTTCCCTGATGGAATTGACATTTACTTTGAGAATGTTGGAGGTAAGATGCTTGATGCAGTTCTTGTGAATATGAAACTTCATGGTCGTATTGCTGTGTGTGGAATGATTTCACAATACAACCTTGACAAAACTGAAGGAGTGCACAACTTGTTTTGCCTCATCGTGAAACGAATCCGTATGGAAGGATTTCTTGTTTTTGATTACTATCATCTTTATCCCAAGTATTTGGAAATGATCATTCCACAAATAAAGGCTGGTAACATTGTGTATGTGGAAGACATAACTGAAGGTTTGGAAAGTGCTCCTAGTGCTCTAGTTGGTCTCTTCTCTGGTCTCAATGTTGGAAAGCAAGCTGTGATGATTTCATGTGAATGA